In a single window of the Littorina saxatilis isolate snail1 linkage group LG3, US_GU_Lsax_2.0, whole genome shotgun sequence genome:
- the LOC138961119 gene encoding uncharacterized protein, producing MEFSPTMMERVSREMLQSPYHSRQSDPSPVKNCGGYDSLDTLSPASGYYSHHRHHHLQHRHHQQQHQQQQQRRLQQREEIQRELERRAERVMASPQATESPKRQFSSFISCMFAASPTSSAASPAPTSPLMLSSPSSVSSSPYYPQSHHRLGNNAMPSATKREMRLKENDPLSPHIYSRSPSSSHFPASLSPGKTLTPSHCKRRLDFNHNPVSDHDGDLDHNFNISYATAATTTIDEMALGFYPRDLSPRLPLSQGGGDEGAAGLGRVPAVAVARRNERERNRVKLINTTFATLRDHLPHGGGARATSKNRKMSKVETLRAAIEYIRKLHTLIKERQAASGITTKDGDNNPFHPLIKVESMELESACLHEIAASAASSSLALSSSASLILSSPQSSAGGGGRSPGGSDDACSTYDHLSTEEEDLLEFASNWF from the exons ATGGAGTTTAGTCCGACCATGATGGAACGCGTCTCGAGGGAGATGCTTCAATCACCTTACCACAGCCGCCAAAGCGACCCGTCCCCGGTGAAGAACTGTGGCGGGTATGATTCGTTGGACACATTATCGCCCGCCTCGGGGTACTACTCTCATCACCGTCACCATCACCTCCAACACCGtcatcatcaacagcagcatcaacagcagcagcagcgtcgTCTCCAACAGAGagaagagatacagagagagttGGAACGCCGCGCGGAGAGAGTGATGGCAAGCCCTCAGGCCACAGAATCTCCCAAGCGGCAATTTTCTTCCTTCATCTCCTGCATGTTCGCCGCTTCTCCTACGTCGTCGGCGGCGTCTCCTGCGCCTACGTCGCCCCTGATGCTGTCTTCTCCTTCGTCGGTATCGTCGTCGCCTTACTACCCACAAAGCCATCATCGCCTCGGCAACAACGCCATGCCGTCTGCCACCAAGCGAGAGATGAGGTTGAAAGAGAACGACCCCCTGTCTCCTCACATCTACTCCCGTTCCCCTTCCTCCTCTCACTTCCCCgcctcgctttccccggggaagACTCTGACCCCTTCCCACTGCAAGAGGAGGCTGGACTTCAACCACAACCCCGTCTCCGACCACGACGGCGACCTCGACCACAACTTCAACATCAGCTACGCCACGGCCGCAACAACGACCATAGACGAGATGGCGCTGGGCTTCTACCCGCGTGACCTGAGCCCCAGACTCCCCCTGTCCCAGGGAGGGGGAGATGAGGGGGCTGCTGGCCTAGGGAGGGTCCCTGCCGTGGCGGTTGCTCGGAGGAACGAAAGGGAGAGGAACAGGGTCAAGCTGATTAACACGACCTTCGCCACGCTCAGAGATCACCTTCCTCACGGGGGCGGGGCCAGGGCGACAAGCAAGAACAGGAAGATGTCCAAG GTAGAGACGCTGCGAGCAGCTATAGAATACATCCGCAAGCTTCACACGCTGATCAAGGAGAGACAGGCTGCCTCGGGCATCACCACCAAAGACGGCGACAACAACCCCTTCCACCCCCTCATCAAGGTAGAGAGCATGGAACTCGAATCGGCGTGCCTGCATGAGATCGCTGCCTCCGCCGCCTCCTCTTCCCTCGCTTTGTCGTCGTCGGCGTCGTTGATATTGTCGTCGCCGCAGTCGTCtgcgggagggggagggaggagtcCCGGGGGATCTGATGACGCGTGCTCCACGTATGACCATCTGAGCACGGAGGAGGAGGATCTGCTGGAGTTTGCCAGCAACTGGTTCTAA